One window of the Nocardioides jiangxiensis genome contains the following:
- the secG gene encoding preprotein translocase subunit SecG, producing the protein MTLLLTILLVATSFLLVILVLLHKGRGGGLSDMFGGGVSSTLGGSSVAERNLDRLTVGLGLIWAACIVALGLLYAYGA; encoded by the coding sequence GTGACCCTGCTCCTGACCATCCTGCTCGTCGCCACCAGCTTCCTGCTCGTCATCCTCGTGCTGCTGCACAAGGGGCGCGGTGGAGGCCTCTCCGACATGTTCGGTGGTGGTGTCTCGAGCACCCTCGGCGGCTCGTCCGTCGCGGAGCGCAACCTCGACCGTCTGACGGTCGGCCTGGGTCTCATCTGGGCCGCGTGCATCGTCGCGCTGGGCCTGCTCTACGCCTACGGCGCTTGA
- a CDS encoding RNA polymerase-binding protein RbpA, with protein MAGAGNAIRGSRVGAGPMGEAERGEAAPRQSVTYFCSKEHRSVVTFAAEAVAPESWDCPRCGLPAGLDAENAPPAVKIEPYKTHLAYVKERRSEDEAKDILEEALQLLRSRRKSGDIIF; from the coding sequence TTGGCTGGAGCTGGAAACGCCATCCGGGGTAGCCGGGTCGGCGCCGGTCCGATGGGCGAGGCGGAGCGCGGCGAAGCCGCCCCGCGGCAGAGTGTCACCTACTTCTGCTCGAAGGAGCACCGCTCTGTGGTGACCTTCGCGGCCGAGGCCGTGGCGCCCGAGTCGTGGGACTGCCCGCGCTGTGGTCTCCCTGCCGGTCTCGATGCGGAGAACGCGCCGCCGGCCGTGAAGATCGAGCCGTACAAGACGCACCTGGCCTACGTGAAGGAGCGACGCTCCGAGGACGAGGCGAAGGACATCCTCGAGGAGGCGCTGCAGCTCCTCCGTTCGCGCCGCAAGTCGGGCGACATCATCTTCTGA
- a CDS encoding DUF6326 family protein, giving the protein MNTVTTLQDPPVPIRAKLATAWTSFMFLYIYVDYFALYKPGFVDDLRAGVVWHFDVSQPLLVAFLVLVSIPAVMIALSVALPARATRIVTLVVASLYVPVTAFNGLGEAWTWFYGLSIALELMLLAFILRAAWTWPRAVQIGDTTPEPVLLDTP; this is encoded by the coding sequence GTGAACACCGTGACAACCCTGCAGGATCCCCCGGTTCCGATCCGGGCGAAGCTCGCGACCGCCTGGACGAGCTTCATGTTCCTCTACATCTACGTCGACTACTTCGCGCTCTACAAGCCCGGCTTCGTCGACGACCTCCGTGCCGGCGTCGTCTGGCATTTCGACGTCAGCCAGCCGCTGCTGGTGGCCTTCCTCGTGCTCGTCTCCATCCCGGCCGTGATGATCGCGCTCTCGGTGGCCCTGCCCGCGCGTGCGACGCGCATCGTCACCCTCGTGGTGGCGTCGCTCTACGTGCCGGTGACAGCGTTCAACGGGCTCGGGGAGGCGTGGACCTGGTTCTACGGCCTCTCCATCGCACTCGAGCTGATGCTCCTGGCGTTCATCCTGCGTGCCGCGTGGACGTGGCCTCGCGCCGTGCAGATCGGCGACACCACACCTGAACCGGTCCTCCTGGACACTCCATGA
- a CDS encoding tyrosine-type recombinase/integrase, with amino-acid sequence MARYKPSTVSRRLSVLSGFYRTCVIDGVLERSPAEYVRRPRVSTESPTLGLNHLQFEGMLVAGKESANPNDFALVAMLGLLGLRISEAVNANIEALEEIHGHRVLRVLGKGDRVAVVPLPPAVGRAIERAVSDRTGGPILRSRTGNRMDRACATRRLRALARGAGVSTPRMHPHMLRHTFVTTMLDAGVDLRDVQIAARHADPRTTMRYDRARKNLDRHANYVLAAYMASAT; translated from the coding sequence GTGGCCCGCTACAAGCCGTCTACCGTCTCACGACGCCTCTCCGTCCTCAGTGGCTTCTATCGAACCTGTGTCATCGATGGCGTTCTCGAGCGCTCACCAGCCGAGTATGTGCGGCGCCCGAGGGTCTCAACCGAGTCGCCGACGCTCGGCCTGAACCATCTTCAATTCGAAGGCATGCTCGTCGCCGGTAAGGAGTCTGCGAACCCGAACGACTTCGCCCTGGTCGCGATGCTGGGACTGCTCGGGTTGCGTATCTCGGAGGCGGTGAACGCCAACATCGAGGCGCTCGAGGAGATCCACGGACACCGTGTGCTGCGCGTTCTGGGAAAGGGCGACAGGGTCGCCGTAGTCCCGTTGCCGCCGGCGGTTGGTCGGGCGATTGAGCGTGCTGTGAGTGACAGAACCGGAGGTCCAATCCTGCGAAGCCGAACCGGGAATCGCATGGACCGCGCCTGCGCGACCCGGCGCTTGCGTGCCCTGGCACGGGGTGCAGGTGTCTCGACGCCACGGATGCATCCGCACATGCTCCGCCACACCTTCGTCACGACGATGCTGGACGCCGGAGTGGACCTGCGGGACGTGCAGATTGCCGCAAGGCACGCCGATCCACGCACCACGATGCGGTACGACCGGGCCCGCAAGAACCTCGATCGTCATGCGAACTACGTGCTCGCGGCCTACATGGCATCGGCCACCTAA
- a CDS encoding RNA polymerase sigma factor: MTPQERFEHLAGTIGADVLAYLARRVTPREDAADVYQQVLTITWRKLRVVPTDDREALAWMLGVARRCLANHRRAGTRRMALAERLRTELAVSYTEPDAATAQRADELLRSVSDEDRELLTLVHWEGLTIAEAGAVLGVSPSAARKRVERVRRALLTPAAV, translated from the coding sequence GTGACCCCGCAGGAGCGATTCGAGCACCTGGCCGGAACGATCGGAGCTGATGTGCTCGCCTACCTCGCCCGGCGGGTCACCCCACGCGAGGACGCCGCCGATGTCTATCAGCAGGTCCTCACAATCACCTGGCGGAAACTGCGCGTCGTGCCGACCGATGACCGAGAGGCACTTGCGTGGATGCTCGGGGTCGCGCGGCGTTGCCTTGCAAACCACCGGAGGGCGGGAACTCGACGCATGGCGCTGGCAGAGCGCCTCCGTACTGAACTCGCCGTCTCCTACACCGAACCCGACGCCGCCACCGCCCAGCGGGCGGACGAGCTGCTGCGCAGCGTGAGCGACGAGGACCGCGAGCTGCTAACCCTGGTGCACTGGGAGGGGCTGACGATCGCAGAGGCTGGAGCCGTCCTCGGAGTCTCTCCATCCGCAGCACGGAAGCGGGTAGAGCGCGTCCGGAGAGCCCTGTTGACTCCAGCAGCTGTATGA
- a CDS encoding alpha/beta fold hydrolase — protein MTTASRLSINGVSIPVAQAGFADGAEAVVFIHGNSGAIADWLPFLEPVGTFTRAVAFDLPGYGEADKPSGFDYTVAGYAEFIDATLKALGISNAHIVAHDLGGGWAMRWAADHPEQFASAILINTGVLLDYEWHDAAKLWRQPGVGEAIQAGMTRELFHEVVSAQNPRLGPAALQALWQQTDDPGTNHAVLQFYRATSEATLAEPQAVLRGLDRPALVIWGEDDAYIPVGQAPLQRESFPSAQVVVLPDAGHWVTLEDPDTVRALIVPFLRQHVGVVGPSAESSMNADSHNGFRDDRVPPVLRETDAR, from the coding sequence TTGACCACGGCATCGCGCCTGAGCATCAACGGGGTCTCCATCCCGGTGGCTCAGGCGGGGTTCGCCGACGGCGCCGAGGCCGTGGTCTTCATCCACGGCAACTCGGGCGCCATCGCAGACTGGTTGCCCTTCCTGGAACCAGTCGGCACCTTCACGCGGGCTGTGGCATTCGACCTGCCCGGCTACGGCGAAGCTGACAAGCCGAGCGGATTCGACTACACCGTTGCCGGCTATGCGGAGTTCATCGACGCGACGCTCAAGGCTCTGGGCATCAGCAACGCGCACATCGTCGCTCACGACCTCGGCGGCGGGTGGGCCATGCGGTGGGCTGCTGACCATCCCGAGCAATTCGCCAGCGCGATCTTGATCAACACCGGCGTTCTGCTCGACTACGAGTGGCACGATGCAGCAAAGCTATGGCGGCAGCCAGGAGTGGGCGAGGCAATCCAGGCGGGCATGACCCGCGAGCTTTTCCATGAGGTCGTCTCGGCACAGAACCCGCGCCTGGGTCCGGCGGCGCTGCAGGCGCTCTGGCAGCAGACGGACGACCCCGGCACGAATCACGCCGTCCTGCAGTTCTACCGCGCTACCTCCGAAGCAACACTCGCCGAGCCGCAAGCTGTCTTGCGTGGACTGGATCGCCCCGCATTGGTCATCTGGGGCGAAGACGACGCCTACATCCCGGTGGGCCAGGCGCCACTCCAACGGGAGTCGTTCCCCAGCGCGCAGGTGGTGGTGCTTCCGGATGCCGGCCACTGGGTGACCCTCGAGGACCCCGACACGGTCCGCGCGCTCATCGTCCCGTTCCTGAGGCAGCACGTCGGGGTTGTCGGGCCCAGCGCTGAATCGTCCATGAATGCAGATTCCCACAACGGCTTTCGCGACGACAGAGTCCCGCCCGTTCTCCGTGAGACGGACGCGCGCTGA
- a CDS encoding barstar family protein gives MASWDPAAELEHPVDFRLAMNGPVTMFWRWSVLSETIDWLRLNAYRVVELHADSWSSAGDMFNDAARAMDFPDYFGRNLDALNDCMSDVASGDYGWDVEADTGLVIVLKRFDAFASVDRSTAQKLLDIFANQARSALLIGHRIICLAQSNDPRLSFDPVGATPVTWNDQERLDSSRGM, from the coding sequence ATGGCAAGTTGGGATCCCGCAGCGGAACTCGAGCATCCGGTCGACTTCAGGCTGGCGATGAACGGTCCCGTCACGATGTTCTGGCGATGGTCAGTGTTGAGCGAGACGATCGACTGGCTGCGGTTGAACGCCTACCGAGTGGTGGAGCTGCACGCCGACTCCTGGTCATCGGCAGGTGACATGTTCAACGACGCCGCACGCGCCATGGACTTCCCCGACTACTTCGGTCGGAACCTCGACGCTTTGAACGACTGCATGAGCGACGTCGCTTCGGGCGACTACGGCTGGGACGTAGAAGCCGATACCGGTCTGGTGATCGTGCTCAAGAGGTTCGATGCGTTTGCGTCTGTAGATCGCTCTACTGCTCAGAAGTTGCTCGACATCTTCGCGAATCAAGCGCGAAGCGCATTGCTGATCGGCCATCGGATCATCTGCCTTGCCCAGTCGAACGATCCGAGACTGAGCTTCGATCCCGTGGGGGCTACCCCCGTGACTTGGAATGACCAGGAGCGGCTCGACTCCTCGCGCGGCATGTGA